A genomic segment from Gorilla gorilla gorilla isolate KB3781 chromosome 3, NHGRI_mGorGor1-v2.1_pri, whole genome shotgun sequence encodes:
- the HMGB2 gene encoding high mobility group protein B2, with the protein MGKGDPNKPRGKMSSYAFFVQTCREEHKKKHPDSSVNFAEFSKKCSERWKTMSAKEKSKFEDMAKSDKARYDREMKNYVPPKGDKKGKKKDPNAPKRPPSAFFLFCSEHRPKIKSEHPGLSIGDTAKKLGEMWSEQSAKDKQPYEQKAAKLKEKYEKDIAAYRAKGKSEAGKKGPGRPTGSKKKNEPEDEEEEEEEDEDEEEEDEDEE; encoded by the exons ATGGGTAAAGGAGACCCCAACAAGCCGCGGGGCAAAATGTCCTCGTACGCCTTCTTCGTGCAGACCTGCCGGGAAGAGCACAAGAAGAAACACCCGGACTCTTCCGTCAATTTCGCGGAATTCTCCAAGAAGTGTTCGGAGAGatggaag ACCATGTCTGCAAAGGAGAAGTCGAAGTTTGAAGATATGGCAAAAAGTGACAAAGCTCGCTATGACAGGGAGATGAAAAATTACGTTCCTCCCAAAGGTgacaagaaagggaagaaaaaggatcCCAATGCTCCTAAAAGGCCACC ATCTGCCTTCTTCCTGTTTTGCTCTGAACATCGCCCAAAGATCAAAAGTGAACACCCTGGCCTATCCATTGGGGATACTGCAAAGAAATTGGGTGAAATGTGGTCTGAGCAGTCAGCCAAAGATAAACAACCATATGAACAGAAAGCAGCTAAGCTAAAGGAGAAATATGAAAAG GATATTGCTGCATATCGTGCCAAGGGCAAAAGTGAAGCAGGAAAGAAGGGCCCTGGCAGGCCAACAGGCTCAAAGAAGAAGAACGAACcagaagatgaggaggaggaggaagaagaagatgaagatgaggaggaagaggatgaagaTGAAGAATAA